The proteins below are encoded in one region of Plutella xylostella chromosome 13, ilPluXylo3.1, whole genome shotgun sequence:
- the LOC105389504 gene encoding uncharacterized protein LOC105389504 isoform X2, translating to MGVRQNPWTPTKRRGPIAAEAASPGPAVVCLPTLIGKPPQESRRSRAPAFTFGHKLDPPGSASSKVGPGPASYNTEGMTSKGRAMGPSVSLHGRWPPPRVEPTPAPCDYEPVKASKAVLEHAPAFSIGLRVVPPQPMLKTPAPNVYSMPPVLGEAREGSKRAAPAFSITGRGKDIENKSPMPGPGTYTTEKGEAALSRRPPAFTMAPRRDAKPATAAVPGPGVYCPERALRDKSPRYTITGKGYRVVKIEQVPAPNAYNPEKADKILRSKSPAYSFRTKSEIVKVNNAPAPNIYSPEKSYHSLGNGPKYTLAGKGAAEKHEITPAPNSYNWQKADKIIRGSSPAFTMRAKETTEKIEQTPGPNMYAPEKSMHMMNGGPKFTLAGKGGSTKLSETPAPNSYDPQKADKVLHSNSPSYSFRTKEQIIISSESPAPNVYAPEKSMHMLDSAPKFSISGKGHSTKIQETPGPNAYCPEKADKVLHDSSPSYSFRTKDQMHKTESTPAPNVYSPEKSMHMLDGAPKYTMLGKGKDAKIEYVPAPNAYCLDKADKILHDSSPAYSFRPKLPMDKCNETPGPNVYDPRILDGNPKFSMYGKVLDAKPSDTPGPNAYNPHLLNGTPKYTMCGRGPEGKPSDTPGPNSYDPHLPNGTPKFTISGRGLDGKPSDTPGPNAYNPHLLDGTPKYTIAGKGHDNKLPDTPGPNAYNPHLPDGTPKFSISGRGPEGKPSDTPGPNAYDPHMPDGTPKYTISGKGPEGKPSDTPGPNVYNPHLPDGTPKFTISGRGPDGKPSDTPGPNAYDPHLPDGTPKYTMSGKGPEGKPSDTPGPNAYNPHLPDGTPKYTISGKGPEGKPSDTPGPNAYNPHLPDGTPKFTISGRGPEGKPSDTPGPNAYDPHLPDGTPKYTISGRGPEGKPSDTPGPNVYDPHLPNGTPSYTMAGRGPDGKPSDTPGPNTYNPHLPDGTPKYTISGRGPEGKVSDTPGPNVYDPHLPDGTPKYTIAGRGHDGKPSDTPGPNAYNPHLVDGTPKYTMAGRGPDDKPSNTPGPNSYDPSKYEYMLDGSPKYSFGTKRPVIKPFNYPAPNAYSPEKANDSIYEHHPSYSFRPVIHDALIFNTPAPNAYDVEKANKNLLDNAPRYSFRIKTKPHKPDDVPAPNSYNPDKADKVLMTSAPQYTFRIKPNLLKVTDTPAPNSYTLPTPVKTPLYTISGRHKEPIDERLKVPAPGTYSPEKGTKFVLTYSPQYTFGVKLTTNKYAETPAPNAYRIPSVLDSPVYTISGRHKVPVDDRVKVPAPGTYSPEKVQINRTPQITFGIKHSPLLGQLKPIERPRSTIDSSENTRKTVNTTRVYQSNETVHDNDSGKLTNGGQISNNVSAQRIVSEANESSNTIHSTRVTQIRADTDIRSSTATPEPVQETLTQEIVWVPEKPVRRGSYTIEKSDMSNFLERYEDSGVVPVENGVVKTAISAERGAACSEESDSKVIRREGFEQNVQRNVKNASAHEKSQVSTEEVRSGTDVQHLPNGGISKTTTTTTVKKIGTTAKIANASTSVIRTSTAVTSRDVGAK from the exons ATGGGCGTTCGGCAGAACCCGTGGACTCCCACCAAGAGACGCGGGCCCATCGCCGCTGAAGCCGCCAGCCCCGGCCCAGCTGTTGTGTGCCTCCCTACCCTTATTG gtaaGCCCCCACAAGAGTCCCGAAGGTCCAGAGCCCCCGCGTTCACCTTCGGCCACAAGCTCGACCCCCCAGGCTCGGCCAGCTCCAAGGTCGGCCCGGGACCCGCGTCCTACAACACCGAGGGAATGACCTCTAAAG GGCGAGCGATGGGCCCGTCAGTGTCGCTACACGGGCGCTGGCCGCCGCCCCGAGTGGAGCCCACCCCCGCCCCCTGCGACTACGAGCCAGTGAAGGCCTCCAAGGCCGTCCTAGAGCACGCTCCAGCATTCTCCATAGGACTGCGGGTGGTCCCGCCCCAGCCCATGCTGAAGACGCCAG CACCGAACGTGTATTCGATGCCGCCAGTTCTCGGCGAAGCTCGCGAGGGGAGCAagcgcgccgcccccgccttCAGCATCACAGGGCGAGGCAAGGACATAGAGAACAAGTCCCCCATGCCCGGCCCCGGCACTTACACCACCGAGAAGGGGGAAGCCGCTCTCAGTAGGAGGCCTCCCGCCTTCACCATGGCTCCGCGAAGGGATGCGAAGCCGGCCACGGCAGCGGTTCCTGGCCCTGGGGTGTACTGTCCTGAAAGG GCTCTGCGCGATAAGTCACCGAGATATACAATTACCGGAAAAGGATACCGGGTTGTTAAAATTGAACAAGTGCCTGCTCCTAATGCTTACAATCCCGAAAAGGCAGATAAAATACTACGATCTAAATCTCCCGCATATTCTTTTAGAACCAAATCAGAAattgtaaaagtaaataatgcACCTGCACCGAATATTTACTCACCAGAAAAGTCGTACCATTCATTGGGTAATGGGCCCAAATATACGCTAGCTGGCAAGGGAGCAGCTGAAAAGCATGAAATAACTCCAGCTCCAAACAGCTACAACTGGCAAAAAGCTGATAAGATTATACGCGGAAGCTCACCTGCATTCACAATGAGAGCAAAAGAAACGACCGAGAAAATTGAACAGACTCCAGGTCCTAATATGTATGCTCCTGAAAAATCTATGCATATGATGAACGGAGGTCCTAAGTTCACATTAGCAGGAAAAGGTGGAAGCACGAAACTCAGCGAAACGCCGGCGCCTAACAGCTACGATCCACAAAAAGCAGATAAAGTTCTTCATTCGAATTCACCTTCATATTCTTTTAGAACAAAAGAACAGATCATTATTTCTAGTGAATCACCAGCACCAAATGTGTATGCTCCAGAAAAATCTATGCACATGTTAGATAGTGCCCCGAAATTTAGCATTAGTGGAAAAGGACATTCGACAAAAATTCAAGAAACACCGGGACCAAATGCTTACTGTCCTGAAAAAGCTGATAAAGTTTTGCATGATTCTTCACCATCCTATTCATTTAGAACAAAGGATCAAATGCATAAGACTGAGTCCACCCCTGCCCCTAACGTTTACTCTCCAGAGAAGAGCATGCATATGTTGGATGGAGCACCTAAATACACCATGTTAGGAAAAGGAAAGGATGCAAAAATCGAATATGTCCCTGCCCCAAATGCTTACTGTTTAGATAAAGCAGACAAAATACTTCACGACTCTTCACCTGCTTACTCATTTAGACCCAAACTTCCAATGGATAAATGTAACGAAACACCGGGACCAAATGTTTATGATCCTAGAATTCTTGACGGAAACCCTAAATTCAGTATGTATGGAAAAGTTCTCGATGCTAAGCCATCAGACACACCTGGACCTAATGCATATAATCCTCACCTACTGAATGGAACTCCAAAATATACAATGTGTGGGAGAGGGCCGGAAGGGAAACCTTCAGATACGCCGGGGCCTAATTCATATGACCCTCATCTTCCTAATGGAACCCCTAAATTTACTATTTCTGGAAGAGGTTTAGATGGAAAACCATCCGACACTCCTGGTCCTAACGCATACAACCCCCATTTGCTAGACGGAACGCCAAAGTATACGATAGCTGGAAAAGGGCATGATAATAAACTACCTGACACTCCAGGACCAAATGCCTACAACCCTCATCTTCCTGATGGAACTCCTAAATTTTCAATTTCTGGGAGAGGGCCAGAAGGAAAACCTTCTGACACACCCGGACCTAATGCTTATGATCCTCATATGCCCGATGGAACTCCTAAATATACCATTTCTGGGAAAGGACCCGAAGGGAAGCCTTCCGACACACCTGGACCTAATGTATACAATCCGCATCTTCCTGATGGAACGCCTAAATTTACTATTTCTGGGAGAGGTCCAGATGGAAAACCTTCGGATACACCTGGACCAAATGCTTATGATCCCCATCTTCCCGATGGAACTCCTAAATATACCATGTCAGGGAAAGGACCAGAAGGGAAACCATCTGACACACCTGGACCTAATGCTTATAATCCACATCTTCCTGATGGAACTCCTAAATATACTATTTCAGGGAAAGGTCCAGAAGGAAAACCTTCTGACACACCTGGACCTAATGCTTATAATCCACATCTTCCCGATGGAACTCCTAAATTTACTATTTCTGGGAGAGGTCCAGAAGGAAAACCTTCGGACACCCCTGGACCTAATGCTTATGATCCTCATCTACCCGATGGCACTCCTAAATATACTATCTCTGGGAGAGGACCAGAAGGAAAACCTTCTGATACACCAGGGCCTAATGTTTATGACCCACACCTTCCTAATGGAACGCCATCTTATACCATGGCTGGCCGAGGCCCCGATGGTAAACCATCCGACACTCCTGGACCCAATACTTACAATCCTCATCTACCTGATGGAACTCCGAAATACACAATATCTGGAAGAGGGCCAGAAGGAAAAGTATCAGATACGCCTGGACCTAATGTCTACGACCCTCATCTACCTGACGGAACGCCAAAGTACACAATAGCTGGCAGAGGACATGATGGTAAACCATCCGACACACCCGGACCTAACGCTTACAATCCCCACCTAGTAGATGGAACCCCTAAGTACACTATGGCTGGAAGAGGACCAGACGACAAGCCATCGAATACTCCTGGACCGAACTCATATGATCCAAGCAAGTACGAGTATATGTTAGATGGTTCACCTAAATATAGTTTCGGAACAAAGAGGCCGGTTATCAAACCATTTAATTATCCAGCGCCAAATGCCTACAGCCCCGAAAAGGCTAACGACTCCATATATGAACACCATCCATCCTACAGTTTCCGTCCTGTGATTCATGATGCATTAATTTTCAACACACCCGCACCAAACGCATACGACGTTGAAAAAGCTAACAAAAATCTTTTGGACAATGCCCCTCGATACTCATTTAGAATAAAGACGAAACCCCACAAGCCTGATGATGTGCCGGCGCCCAACAGCTATAACCCTGATAAGGCTGATAAAGTCCTGATGACAAGTGCTCCTCAATACACTTTCAGAATTAAGCCTAATCTTCTAAAAGTTACGGACACTCCTG CTCCCAATTCCTACACCCTTCCTACACCAGTAAAGACTCCTCTGTACACGATTTCTGGTAGACACAAGGAGCCCATAGATGAGAGACTGAAGGTGCCAGCCCCCGGAACATACAGCCCTGAGAAGGGAACAAAATTTGTTCTAACTTACTCACCGCAGTACACATTTGGAGTAAAACTTACAACTAACAAATACGCCGAAACTCCAG CTCCAAACGCCTACCGTATTCCGTCCGTATTAGATTCCCCTGTGTACACGATATCGGGACGTCATAAAGTTCCCGTGGACGACCGTGTCAAAGTACCGGCTCCTGGTACCTACTCTCCAGAAAAG GTACAGATTAATAGAACACCGCAGATAACATTTGGAATAAAACACTCTCCACTTTTGGGTCAGTTGAAACCAATCGAACGTCCCCGATCTACCATCGATAGCAGTGAAAATACACGCAAAACGGTAAACACCACCAGAGTTTACCAGAGTAATGAAACTGTCCATGACAATGATTCTGGCAAGCTAACCAACGGTGGTCAAATATCTAATAATGTAAGCGCACAAAGGATAGTTAGTGAAGCAAACGAGTCCTCGAACACAATCCACAGTACACGCGTGACACAGATAAGAGCTGATACTGATATCAGGAGCTCTACTGCCACCCCGGAGCCCGTGCAGGAGACTTTGACCCAGGAAATAGTGTGGGTTCCAGAGAAACCAGTGCGACGTGGCTCGTACACTATCGAGAAATCTGACATGTCCAACTTTTTAGAACGGTATGAAGACAGTGGCGTGGTGCCAGTAGAGAACGGTGTGGTGAAGACTGCAATCAGTGCCGAAAGAGGCGCAGCTTGCTCTGAAGAATCAGATAGCAAAGTGATTCGTCGAGAAGGATTTGAACAAAACGTTCAGCGTAATGTCAAGAATGCCAGCGCTCATGAGAAATCTCAAGTGAGCACGGAGGAGGTGCGTTCTGGTACTGATGTTCAACATCTTCCCAACGGGGGTATCTCTAAAACGACTACCACGACTACAGTGAAGAAGATTGGTACCACGGCCAAGATTGCTAATGCCTCAACGTCCGTCATACGCACGTCCACCGCCGTGACATCTCGCGATGTTGGAGCAAAGTGA
- the LOC105389504 gene encoding uncharacterized protein LOC105389504 isoform X4 encodes MDGKPPQESRRSRAPAFTFGHKLDPPGSASSKVGPGPASYNTEGMTSKGRAMGPSVSLHGRWPPPRVEPTPAPCDYEPVKASKAVLEHAPAFSIGLRVVPPQPMLKTPAPNVYSMPPVLGEAREGSKRAAPAFSITGRGKDIENKSPMPGPGTYTTEKGEAALSRRPPAFTMAPRRDAKPATAAVPGPGVYCPERALRDKSPRYTITGKGYRVVKIEQVPAPNAYNPEKADKILRSKSPAYSFRTKSEIVKVNNAPAPNIYSPEKSYHSLGNGPKYTLAGKGAAEKHEITPAPNSYNWQKADKIIRGSSPAFTMRAKETTEKIEQTPGPNMYAPEKSMHMMNGGPKFTLAGKGGSTKLSETPAPNSYDPQKADKVLHSNSPSYSFRTKEQIIISSESPAPNVYAPEKSMHMLDSAPKFSISGKGHSTKIQETPGPNAYCPEKADKVLHDSSPSYSFRTKDQMHKTESTPAPNVYSPEKSMHMLDGAPKYTMLGKGKDAKIEYVPAPNAYCLDKADKILHDSSPAYSFRPKLPMDKCNETPGPNVYDPRILDGNPKFSMYGKVLDAKPSDTPGPNAYNPHLLNGTPKYTMCGRGPEGKPSDTPGPNSYDPHLPNGTPKFTISGRGLDGKPSDTPGPNAYNPHLLDGTPKYTIAGKGHDNKLPDTPGPNAYNPHLPDGTPKFSISGRGPEGKPSDTPGPNAYDPHMPDGTPKYTISGKGPEGKPSDTPGPNVYNPHLPDGTPKFTISGRGPDGKPSDTPGPNAYDPHLPDGTPKYTMSGKGPEGKPSDTPGPNAYNPHLPDGTPKYTISGKGPEGKPSDTPGPNAYNPHLPDGTPKFTISGRGPEGKPSDTPGPNAYDPHLPDGTPKYTISGRGPEGKPSDTPGPNVYDPHLPNGTPSYTMAGRGPDGKPSDTPGPNTYNPHLPDGTPKYTISGRGPEGKVSDTPGPNVYDPHLPDGTPKYTIAGRGHDGKPSDTPGPNAYNPHLVDGTPKYTMAGRGPDDKPSNTPGPNSYDPSKYEYMLDGSPKYSFGTKRPVIKPFNYPAPNAYSPEKANDSIYEHHPSYSFRPVIHDALIFNTPAPNAYDVEKANKNLLDNAPRYSFRIKTKPHKPDDVPAPNSYNPDKADKVLMTSAPQYTFRIKPNLLKVTDTPAPNSYTLPTPVKTPLYTISGRHKEPIDERLKVPAPGTYSPEKGTKFVLTYSPQYTFGVKLTTNKYAETPAPNAYRIPSVLDSPVYTISGRHKVPVDDRVKVPAPGTYSPEKVQINRTPQITFGIKHSPLLGQLKPIERPRSTIDSSENTRKTVNTTRVYQSNETVHDNDSGKLTNGGQISNNVSAQRIVSEANESSNTIHSTRVTQIRADTDIRSSTATPEPVQETLTQEIVWVPEKPVRRGSYTIEKSDMSNFLERYEDSGVVPVENGVVKTAISAERGAACSEESDSKVIRREGFEQNVQRNVKNASAHEKSQVSTEEVRSGTDVQHLPNGGISKTTTTTTVKKIGTTAKIANASTSVIRTSTAVTSRDVGAK; translated from the exons ATGGACG gtaaGCCCCCACAAGAGTCCCGAAGGTCCAGAGCCCCCGCGTTCACCTTCGGCCACAAGCTCGACCCCCCAGGCTCGGCCAGCTCCAAGGTCGGCCCGGGACCCGCGTCCTACAACACCGAGGGAATGACCTCTAAAG GGCGAGCGATGGGCCCGTCAGTGTCGCTACACGGGCGCTGGCCGCCGCCCCGAGTGGAGCCCACCCCCGCCCCCTGCGACTACGAGCCAGTGAAGGCCTCCAAGGCCGTCCTAGAGCACGCTCCAGCATTCTCCATAGGACTGCGGGTGGTCCCGCCCCAGCCCATGCTGAAGACGCCAG CACCGAACGTGTATTCGATGCCGCCAGTTCTCGGCGAAGCTCGCGAGGGGAGCAagcgcgccgcccccgccttCAGCATCACAGGGCGAGGCAAGGACATAGAGAACAAGTCCCCCATGCCCGGCCCCGGCACTTACACCACCGAGAAGGGGGAAGCCGCTCTCAGTAGGAGGCCTCCCGCCTTCACCATGGCTCCGCGAAGGGATGCGAAGCCGGCCACGGCAGCGGTTCCTGGCCCTGGGGTGTACTGTCCTGAAAGG GCTCTGCGCGATAAGTCACCGAGATATACAATTACCGGAAAAGGATACCGGGTTGTTAAAATTGAACAAGTGCCTGCTCCTAATGCTTACAATCCCGAAAAGGCAGATAAAATACTACGATCTAAATCTCCCGCATATTCTTTTAGAACCAAATCAGAAattgtaaaagtaaataatgcACCTGCACCGAATATTTACTCACCAGAAAAGTCGTACCATTCATTGGGTAATGGGCCCAAATATACGCTAGCTGGCAAGGGAGCAGCTGAAAAGCATGAAATAACTCCAGCTCCAAACAGCTACAACTGGCAAAAAGCTGATAAGATTATACGCGGAAGCTCACCTGCATTCACAATGAGAGCAAAAGAAACGACCGAGAAAATTGAACAGACTCCAGGTCCTAATATGTATGCTCCTGAAAAATCTATGCATATGATGAACGGAGGTCCTAAGTTCACATTAGCAGGAAAAGGTGGAAGCACGAAACTCAGCGAAACGCCGGCGCCTAACAGCTACGATCCACAAAAAGCAGATAAAGTTCTTCATTCGAATTCACCTTCATATTCTTTTAGAACAAAAGAACAGATCATTATTTCTAGTGAATCACCAGCACCAAATGTGTATGCTCCAGAAAAATCTATGCACATGTTAGATAGTGCCCCGAAATTTAGCATTAGTGGAAAAGGACATTCGACAAAAATTCAAGAAACACCGGGACCAAATGCTTACTGTCCTGAAAAAGCTGATAAAGTTTTGCATGATTCTTCACCATCCTATTCATTTAGAACAAAGGATCAAATGCATAAGACTGAGTCCACCCCTGCCCCTAACGTTTACTCTCCAGAGAAGAGCATGCATATGTTGGATGGAGCACCTAAATACACCATGTTAGGAAAAGGAAAGGATGCAAAAATCGAATATGTCCCTGCCCCAAATGCTTACTGTTTAGATAAAGCAGACAAAATACTTCACGACTCTTCACCTGCTTACTCATTTAGACCCAAACTTCCAATGGATAAATGTAACGAAACACCGGGACCAAATGTTTATGATCCTAGAATTCTTGACGGAAACCCTAAATTCAGTATGTATGGAAAAGTTCTCGATGCTAAGCCATCAGACACACCTGGACCTAATGCATATAATCCTCACCTACTGAATGGAACTCCAAAATATACAATGTGTGGGAGAGGGCCGGAAGGGAAACCTTCAGATACGCCGGGGCCTAATTCATATGACCCTCATCTTCCTAATGGAACCCCTAAATTTACTATTTCTGGAAGAGGTTTAGATGGAAAACCATCCGACACTCCTGGTCCTAACGCATACAACCCCCATTTGCTAGACGGAACGCCAAAGTATACGATAGCTGGAAAAGGGCATGATAATAAACTACCTGACACTCCAGGACCAAATGCCTACAACCCTCATCTTCCTGATGGAACTCCTAAATTTTCAATTTCTGGGAGAGGGCCAGAAGGAAAACCTTCTGACACACCCGGACCTAATGCTTATGATCCTCATATGCCCGATGGAACTCCTAAATATACCATTTCTGGGAAAGGACCCGAAGGGAAGCCTTCCGACACACCTGGACCTAATGTATACAATCCGCATCTTCCTGATGGAACGCCTAAATTTACTATTTCTGGGAGAGGTCCAGATGGAAAACCTTCGGATACACCTGGACCAAATGCTTATGATCCCCATCTTCCCGATGGAACTCCTAAATATACCATGTCAGGGAAAGGACCAGAAGGGAAACCATCTGACACACCTGGACCTAATGCTTATAATCCACATCTTCCTGATGGAACTCCTAAATATACTATTTCAGGGAAAGGTCCAGAAGGAAAACCTTCTGACACACCTGGACCTAATGCTTATAATCCACATCTTCCCGATGGAACTCCTAAATTTACTATTTCTGGGAGAGGTCCAGAAGGAAAACCTTCGGACACCCCTGGACCTAATGCTTATGATCCTCATCTACCCGATGGCACTCCTAAATATACTATCTCTGGGAGAGGACCAGAAGGAAAACCTTCTGATACACCAGGGCCTAATGTTTATGACCCACACCTTCCTAATGGAACGCCATCTTATACCATGGCTGGCCGAGGCCCCGATGGTAAACCATCCGACACTCCTGGACCCAATACTTACAATCCTCATCTACCTGATGGAACTCCGAAATACACAATATCTGGAAGAGGGCCAGAAGGAAAAGTATCAGATACGCCTGGACCTAATGTCTACGACCCTCATCTACCTGACGGAACGCCAAAGTACACAATAGCTGGCAGAGGACATGATGGTAAACCATCCGACACACCCGGACCTAACGCTTACAATCCCCACCTAGTAGATGGAACCCCTAAGTACACTATGGCTGGAAGAGGACCAGACGACAAGCCATCGAATACTCCTGGACCGAACTCATATGATCCAAGCAAGTACGAGTATATGTTAGATGGTTCACCTAAATATAGTTTCGGAACAAAGAGGCCGGTTATCAAACCATTTAATTATCCAGCGCCAAATGCCTACAGCCCCGAAAAGGCTAACGACTCCATATATGAACACCATCCATCCTACAGTTTCCGTCCTGTGATTCATGATGCATTAATTTTCAACACACCCGCACCAAACGCATACGACGTTGAAAAAGCTAACAAAAATCTTTTGGACAATGCCCCTCGATACTCATTTAGAATAAAGACGAAACCCCACAAGCCTGATGATGTGCCGGCGCCCAACAGCTATAACCCTGATAAGGCTGATAAAGTCCTGATGACAAGTGCTCCTCAATACACTTTCAGAATTAAGCCTAATCTTCTAAAAGTTACGGACACTCCTG CTCCCAATTCCTACACCCTTCCTACACCAGTAAAGACTCCTCTGTACACGATTTCTGGTAGACACAAGGAGCCCATAGATGAGAGACTGAAGGTGCCAGCCCCCGGAACATACAGCCCTGAGAAGGGAACAAAATTTGTTCTAACTTACTCACCGCAGTACACATTTGGAGTAAAACTTACAACTAACAAATACGCCGAAACTCCAG CTCCAAACGCCTACCGTATTCCGTCCGTATTAGATTCCCCTGTGTACACGATATCGGGACGTCATAAAGTTCCCGTGGACGACCGTGTCAAAGTACCGGCTCCTGGTACCTACTCTCCAGAAAAG GTACAGATTAATAGAACACCGCAGATAACATTTGGAATAAAACACTCTCCACTTTTGGGTCAGTTGAAACCAATCGAACGTCCCCGATCTACCATCGATAGCAGTGAAAATACACGCAAAACGGTAAACACCACCAGAGTTTACCAGAGTAATGAAACTGTCCATGACAATGATTCTGGCAAGCTAACCAACGGTGGTCAAATATCTAATAATGTAAGCGCACAAAGGATAGTTAGTGAAGCAAACGAGTCCTCGAACACAATCCACAGTACACGCGTGACACAGATAAGAGCTGATACTGATATCAGGAGCTCTACTGCCACCCCGGAGCCCGTGCAGGAGACTTTGACCCAGGAAATAGTGTGGGTTCCAGAGAAACCAGTGCGACGTGGCTCGTACACTATCGAGAAATCTGACATGTCCAACTTTTTAGAACGGTATGAAGACAGTGGCGTGGTGCCAGTAGAGAACGGTGTGGTGAAGACTGCAATCAGTGCCGAAAGAGGCGCAGCTTGCTCTGAAGAATCAGATAGCAAAGTGATTCGTCGAGAAGGATTTGAACAAAACGTTCAGCGTAATGTCAAGAATGCCAGCGCTCATGAGAAATCTCAAGTGAGCACGGAGGAGGTGCGTTCTGGTACTGATGTTCAACATCTTCCCAACGGGGGTATCTCTAAAACGACTACCACGACTACAGTGAAGAAGATTGGTACCACGGCCAAGATTGCTAATGCCTCAACGTCCGTCATACGCACGTCCACCGCCGTGACATCTCGCGATGTTGGAGCAAAGTGA